The Methanospirillum lacunae genome has a window encoding:
- a CDS encoding ABC transporter permease: protein MNKITDTNWTLEIRPRAGWLDINLAEIWRYRDLILLLVRRDFVSIYKQTILGPVWFFLQPLFTTIVFTVVFGNIAQIPTDGIPQILFYMAGIVAWTYFANCMTKTSNTFIENAGIFGKVYFPRLVVPISVVITNLLTFFIQFSLFLIFLGYYILVGSSVKLTLWIIVIPLLLIQMAALGLGMGILISSLTTKYRDLIFAVGFGVQLWMYATPIVYPLSQIPEKWQWIFALNPMTAIVEVFRYAFLGSGAIRPWVWEMSIIMTVIILIFGILLFNKVEKTFMDTV, encoded by the coding sequence ATGAATAAGATAACAGACACTAATTGGACTTTAGAGATCCGTCCACGAGCCGGATGGCTTGATATCAATCTTGCTGAAATCTGGCGTTATAGGGATCTTATTCTCCTCCTTGTCCGACGAGATTTTGTATCAATTTATAAACAGACAATACTCGGACCAGTCTGGTTCTTTTTACAACCATTATTCACAACCATCGTATTCACAGTAGTATTTGGAAATATTGCACAAATCCCGACTGATGGGATACCACAAATCCTGTTTTACATGGCAGGTATTGTTGCTTGGACATACTTTGCAAATTGTATGACTAAGACTTCGAATACCTTTATTGAAAACGCCGGAATATTTGGCAAAGTATATTTTCCCCGGTTGGTAGTACCCATATCTGTGGTGATCACGAACCTGTTGACTTTTTTTATCCAGTTTAGTCTGTTTCTGATATTCTTAGGTTATTATATATTAGTTGGATCATCGGTTAAGTTAACATTATGGATCATTGTTATCCCTCTGCTCCTTATCCAAATGGCAGCATTAGGTCTTGGAATGGGCATCCTCATATCCAGTCTGACAACGAAGTATCGAGATCTTATCTTTGCAGTGGGATTTGGGGTACAACTCTGGATGTATGCAACCCCAATAGTCTATCCACTTTCACAGATCCCGGAGAAATGGCAATGGATCTTTGCATTAAACCCAATGACTGCAATTGTTGAGGTATTCAGATATGCTTTTCTCGGGAGTGGAGCAATACGACCTTGGGTATGGGAAATGAGTATTATCATGACAGTGATCATTCTGATCTTTGGAATACTACTTTTCAACAAGGTCGAAAAGACCTTCATGGATACTGTGTAG